DNA from Podarcis muralis chromosome 13, rPodMur119.hap1.1, whole genome shotgun sequence:
CATATGCAGAAGGTGAAATGGTTAAGGTGCTCAGGCCTCCTAACTCTAAAACCTGAACATGGAATAGAGGCAAAGCCATGTCTGGGAGGACCACACAGGCATACTTTGGTGCAAGTCAGCAGCATTCTAACACTTGTTTCAAGAGGGGAGGGAACCAGAACCCTAATAGTCTTTTGTATTGTTTCTTACAGCCAGACAAGACATTACGCATGCAATTTTCTCACAATActcttaaaaaagagagagcagcatCAGAACCCTGTAAAACTGATTGCACCAGCAGCTGGGATGGTAGGCAACAGAGGGCACATAATCCTTTCCCCCTCAGCCATTTTTTTCCTGATCAAATCACCCTCCCCTAAGCTGTTTTCCCCCATCCAGGAAATCTCTGTGGAGTATCCAGCAGGCCAATATTtttaaaggaggggagggaggaaggaagataAAGGGGGTTAAGTTCAGTTGCTTGATGGTAAGACTAACTCTCCCTTCCACCTGCAATGGTAGTGGTGCTGAGGAAACGGGTACACTTGAAAGAGCATACAACCTTCTGCCACCTTTTCTGAAGCCATTTTTGAATggggagaaaagggaaaaaaggaacagAGATGTCTTCCGCATGACTTTTTGCCCCTACCCTATTTTGAGTTTTCAAAACCAAAAGGCATGTGGcgggagagaaaggaaagcacACAAGCAACAGGAATTCTCATTCACCCGCTCCTCCCTTCCTCAGAGAAAGCTGATGAGGGTGATGCAGAGGTATCAAAAGGGAACTGAATTTCCTATCTGGATTTAAAACAGCCAAGCAAATCTCTGGCTGCAGGTGTTAATAAGAATCAGGCCAAAGCAACTCCTTCCTGCAAAGGGTGTGCTCCAAACCCCGGTGGGTTTTACAAAAAACTTTCACAAGTAAGGGATAGGCAAAAGGCTCAGAGCAGCCACATCACTAATTTCTAATATAGTGGTGGTTAGCATATTGGGTTAGGACCCAAGaagctagggttcaaatccccactcagtcatagAACCTCAATGGGAGAAATCAGGCCAGTCACAGTCTTTGAACCTAGCATACCTCAGAGTTcatgtgaagataaaatggataGGGGGAGAACCACAAAGAcaatcttgagctccttggaggaacggTGGAATCAAAAggttgtaataaataaaaaagtacttACACAGTTTGGCGAAAATGGCATTGATCACACATTGGATGAAGACCAAAGACAGAGCATATCTGAACttttcctgctttgctccttccccaTATTTGCCTCTTGTACTGCAGGAAAACCAAATTGAGAGGGTAGAGTCAGTTGCAAAGGAAAAGACATCAAATGACTCAACTTATTTGCATGTGTCATTAGCAAAGGGTAGGCATGTGCTAGTTTTACGGTGGATTGAACATCTGAGATAGGCCAAGGTACATTTACTTCTTTTCAGTGAGACAAACGGCATCAGGATCTTTCCCCCTGTGCAGTCATGGGTAACTGAGGGGAACAAAGCACAGGAATGCAATTGCAGGATTGCACTTGTGTCCCCGTCAGGAGAACACGCAAACTGTAGGTCTTTTCAGATTTGTGTGGTTTCTTGCAGGGCCACGAGACAACAGCTGCTTTGGAAACATACTACAaggaatagggagggagggcagccCAACTCTTGAAAGTGCTTTAACTGTGGAGGAGGTAGGGGAGAAACAAGATCAAAGCCAGATAATGAGGCAGGGAGGCATAGGGAGAGGAAACACATACTCGCAAACAGCTCATAACAAGtaaaattcagtggtacctcgggttaagaacttaattcgttctggaggtccattcttaacctgaaactggtcttgatctgaggtaccactttagctaatggggctacccactgctgccgccgcacgatttctgttctcatcctgaagcaaagttcttaacctgaggtactatttctgggttagcaaagtctgtaacctgaagtgtctgtaacccgaggtaccactgtgcaggaGAATCCCTGCTTATGCAGGGGGGTTCTGTTCTAAGTGGGGATTCTCCCGTTCTGCCCCCTTGCAGCACTGAAAATGACACGTGTGTCTGCAGGAACTCTTGTGCTGATCGTGCACAAGTGGGGAGGTGCCTGTATAAAAATCCAACTCATGCAAAACCTCCTCCTCAAACAGCGAGTGTAAGAAATGCAAGAGACGTAAGAAGTAAATCCACCAAACAGAagggaaagctgccttatgcagagtcagaccactggcttaATCTTGCTCAGTACTATCTATactgagtggcagtggctctccagggtttcagacagggaatgttcccagccctacctgaagatgccagggattaaatctggggccttctgtgggaaaagcagatgctctgctattGAGCTATAGAGAACACCTTAAACTCACGTGCTTTATTATAACATACAAGTGCAGCTCGCTCGTGTTCCTACAAtggagcaaatacagtggtacctcgggttaagtacttaattcgttccggaggtccgttcttaacctgaaactgttcttaacctgaagcaccactttagctaatggggcctcccgctgtcgccgcactgtgggagcacaatttctgttctcatcctgaagcaaagttcttaatccaaggtactatttctgggttagcggagtctgtaacctgaaacgtatgtaactcaaggtaccactgtagtatgattTTTTGGTAAGGTCTGTATGTCAAACGTCAGAGTTAAGTTTATGTTCTTGCTCACCGCCTTTCCCACCCACTAGCAACTCCCCCACCTCACCCACTTGCAGGAAGCTAGAGCTGGCCTGGAACTTATTTAGTCATCCCAACTTCaaattttcagctgcaaaattcgAATTTCATTTCTTATAGAGATGGTGGTATAAAACAGGCAGAACTTAAAGAGGTTGCCCTCAATTTCAGAGGGCCCCTTTACCCCCACAAGTGAAGCCTCAGGAAATTGCTCCATCAGATGCTTTCCCTTAGCTTTTCACTTAGTCTAAAAAGACCTCACCACGCGAACACCACATGAtccttgtcaacaacaaattgtcgctgttttttatgaatatattctatatggtgatttatggacctaataggtacctaaagccatttgcacatgttgccaggcaaccagtccatgcagaatgtaggcaccctatacacaGAAAtgggcaaaccagtgatattttagggagcaggctagcaggtggagcccatgacttacatcataggaacctacacaacacaaaacactgttgctgtatgtaggatttgatttgtttttatgttatattttggaaatgtacgcccagagttttttcccctttattttttgggggggcccccaagagggggccctaagctatagcttgtttagcttgtacgtaaatccggcactgctcccCGCCCCCTCAAGTCAGTGGAGAGAGTCTGAGGACTACGTTGCGAAGGTAGGAAGAAGACGTGTGCATATGGGAGGCGGAGGCGGCTTTGAGGTCGCCACCAAGCAGCCCCTCAAAGCCAGAGGCGCGTGTCGTGCGCGGCTTCGGGGCAACTTACATTGTCTCCTGCAGGACGCCGTACCAGAAGTAGCAGACGAAGACGCCCAGGCAGCAGAGCGGCAGACGAAACCGCTCAGGGAAcagggcgccgccgccgccgcctccgggcCCGCCGCTCACCCCCATGACAGGCCCTGGAACCGTTCCCGGCGCCGGCAGCCTCAGCGCCGGCAGCTCCACGCAAACATCCCTCAGCGGTGCCGCCGGCGGGGGGAAAGAGGGCCTCATAGAGGCGGCTGCGACGGCGGCCCGGAAGGACCCCCGCCGACTCCCGGCCGGGGGCTGCCCGCTGCGGCGCCTGACGAGGAGGAGGACGACGCCGTTTGAACGGGGGCCGGCCGAGCCGCGCGGGGGTTCGCTGGGGGGGGGTCCTTCTCTCCCGCTGCTCCGGAGCGCCCGCGTTGTTTCGTTCGCGCTTGTTACGCGCCTCTTCAGGCGCCGCGGATGGCAGCACCTCGGCGGGGCCTAGAAGGAAGCGGGCGAAAGGTTTAGACGTCGGCAAATGTGGCTCGTCGCGATGGTTCGGGAGGCGGGACCCGCGAGGAAGGGCTTTTGCCTCGTGTCGGAGCCTTATTGCTGGTTCCAGGAGAGGCGGAGCCGCGGGGGGCAGCGGCTAGGCGGCTCGGTAACGTGAGGATTTGGGATACACGTGTCAGGGCGTCCTAAAGGACACGCGTTTGCTGCTGCAGTAAATTACTTACTGCGCTTATTTACCGCcttccttctccaccccccccccccaagtaattaTAATTAAGGAGGAATAAACGTAGCAGCGCCTGCACAGGTACCAAGTGCAGAGTCCTGGCGGGATGCCACTTCCAGTCCCCCCTGGTATGAACGTGCCTTCAATTTAATGCACAAAAGACACACAAGCTGCTTTTTCTTACTTGCTAGCCTTCATCTTTACCTAAAATACCCCCGTCCTCGTGGCCTTTTGGTTGAGCTGGGAGCTGACATGCGCCTTGCTAACCTCTGCGTCTGATTTTAATGGCTTAAGAAACCTAGCAAATTAAATCCCTTTTAGGGAAGGTTGCCCTAATTAAATCCTGCCTTTTACAACCCAGAGTGGCCTGTTTTGCTTAATTAAGAAAACTGATATGTCCCTTGATCATTAAAAAAGCCAAATAAAAACTTCAGTAGTCATGGTGACTCCCTTTGAAGCTTATATGCTGTCTCAGTTGAACACCTGGTCTTTATAGATGTTACCTGGCTCCCAAATGTCTCTCCTTCTCTGCTTCTCCAAGTTCAGCATGCTATGCAGCCATTGTTGCCATCTACTACTGTTACTCGTCTCTGAACTCATTAGGATGGCCTTGACATGACATGGGAAGAATGATGTGGCAGTCACAAACCTCCCATCAGCCAAAGTCCACAGCCTCCTGAAAAAATGTTTTGGCTCTTCTGCTCCTCTAAGTTTTAACATGGCATTGCTACCAGTCTCTGAGCTCATTAGGATGGTCTTGACATCATCAGGAAAGGAGATGTATACTTAAAGCCTGTATTAACTGAAATCCACAGCCTCCTAAAGTATATTATTCCCAGTTTAAGCCAAACGCTTTCACTAGAGATTAGTTAATAGGTTCAACTGATGGGTTAACAAGCAAATACCAACCCAAGAACATGCCACCCATCTGTAGATTTCTTATTCTTTTTACAGAGCTGCAAGTGTGTCCAACACTTCATCCAATCCCACCGACCAATCTCTACTCAGACAAGGCACAGTACAGATACTTCAGATAccgaacaattttatttttttaattggtttAAACACCAAAATCTGCAAAAGCCTCTCcaagacaaggcagtgatcctcCAAGGCTAACATTCTTCCTTAAGCTTTTGTGATACATACATTAAAATTTACAAAACTTCAAAAGTAGCTGCAAAAATACTGTTTTCAAATAGAAAATATAGTTTCCATCTCAGGTTCAAGAAAACCTTTTCAATGCAATCCAGAGGCTTAGCAAAAAGAAGAGTTGCTTTCATTTCTAATACTTTGCAATCAAGGCATCACCAGGTTTAAGGCCTTTCACAGTTgtgctgtggggaggtggggatgcgggtggcctaAAATGTAAGTTTAAGTGAACCATGGGATCTTTGGAGTGTTCTGTGCATTAAAAAGTAGGGTTAAAGCTGAGCAGATCCCCCTGACTCATCAGCCAGAATTGTAGTAGTGTCAGACCTAACTGGACTGGCCAAAtcattacaattaaaaaaaaggaagtggaTTTGATATACTAAGAGCTGCATTCCACCAGGGAACTTTAGACATTGTTCTGGCTTCAGCATCAGTTTCCTTTGCCAGAACTGTTGCAAGAAATCAACTCAAGAGGTCCACTGGAAAAGATGTCTGGGGAGTGtatgaggaggggagggggaaaagagagaacatTCCCTTATTCTTACTCCATAAGGGAAGGGAGTAAGACCTCAAAAAAGGCACACAAGTTGAATTTCTGTCAATTCAACTTCTAACTGTTACAGCATGATTGGAAGAGAAAATGCTTCTTTTCAAGCATTTAGCTGTGTTCCAGTAATGCTAGTCTCATAGAGTGCAGGGCAGGATGCAAAATAATCTCTTGATGTCTCATTCCCTGGAAACAGATTGCCCAGCACAACTCTTGCCCAGCAGCCATCTGCTAGAGCAGCGTACACCAGTTCCTCTGGATACATGTAAACCCTTTCATCCTCCCTAGTCTGTGGAAAGCCTGAGACACATCCTTAGgataattcaaaacaaaacatacatgaGCTCTTGCCTCACCCAGCAAGCAAACAAGAGGAGAAAAAACCCGGTAGCTTATAGTGTGTATATTCCATCAGAGAGGATGAGGGGCTCTTTGGACATCGCAATAGCAGGACAGTGACATGAACTTGTAGGGAAACCAAGTGCTTTTAAGTACCAGGAGTCAAAAGGGAAAAAACTACTGCGGCTGCAGAAAAGTCCAGTGGCAGTCTGCATTTTTTAAGGCAGTTGCTGGAGGACTTGTGTCCTAGAAGTGCTCTGTTCTCTCCATTCCAAGGCACTCTTCTCCCCAGGCCATGGAGGGACCACAGATTCATTTGGGGTCTGCCCCTCTGAGCTTCAGACAACCAGGGAGCTGTGGAACAGGACGGTGTCTTCAGCCTGGTGCCGCTTCCAAGTCTCCAAGTTCAGCGGAGGAGATTTTGGGTTCTCGGCGAAGTCGTCTCCCCTCGAGTCTTTCCGCAAACTGAGGATTGGGACCGTGTGAGTGGGCTGGCAGGAGGAGAACGTGCCCGGTGGCATGGggctgggagaggaagagaagtctcTGAACAGGAAGTCCACACTGGGAATAAAAGGCTTCACCAGGCTGAATCGGCAAAAGGCAGAGCCAGTTGGGTTGAAGTGAACTTTGTTCTTATCGGGACAGGAGGGCAGGAAAGTCTGATCAGGGCTTGGAGGCCTGGAGAGGGAGAAACCACAAGGAGAAAGAGATGAGGAATGCAAGGATTGATGCCATCAACTGGCTGAGAGTTTCGACTGGTGGTTGTAAAGATCCTTTGCAGTGGGAACAGCAAGGAGGAGTGCGTGAAGGAAGAGAATCTTTGACGTTCCTCGTTTTGCACTTTGGAACATGGGCGGGGAATCTGTGGTCCAACATCATCTGCAggatccaactcccatcagccccagccatcgtgACTGATGGTTAGGAATGCTGAGGGCTGGTTGGTAGGTTGGATCATGATGTTCCCCCAACCCCTGTGGGCCACTCACAAATCAATCACTTGACATCACCATGGCATTAGGAAAAGCATTCCTCCCTGCACCATTTGCTGTTTAACCTTTCAGCCAACAGGCTCTTCTAGAAAGCCCAACTTTGGGCAGAGTTTGCTGTCACGGCCAGTCAGCTGATTGTTCTTGGCAAGTAGGGCTTGCTGTTAGTGCCAATCAGGGGTACACTTTATTTCATTTGTCCCACACATATGAGATCAGGTGCATGGGTGTGTATTTTGGGGGAAGCAGCCTCAGGGGCTAAATTTGGACCACAGGCCAGAAGTTTCCCAGGGCTGATCTTGGAGGAGGTGGACTGCATTGTATAAGGCTGCAGTATCTCGGCCTGCTGTGTCCCTAGAGGCAAGTACCCTTCTCACTTACGCAGCTTCCTCAAAAGCCCGGATTTTCTCACAACCCTCCGGAGGTTCCCGCTTGAACACATAGGTGTGGTTGGGACGAGGAGACAGGGCAAAAGCAAGGACTGGAGAAGTGCTGCCGTTTTCTGGCGGAagtgggaaagaaaaagagaaaggcttaAATGTGACAGAGACAAATGCAGAACCAGTAATGCTGTAATGCATCTAAATGTGGAAGAATCGTTTGCGTAATGTCCCATCCAGGTCATTGATTCTAAAGCTATTCTTGTTGCGTCTTCTGTACACTCAGCTTCCTGTTTCCAACTTCTCCCTTCACCACACATTCCTGGTTTTCCTTCTTACACATTCAGGGGGCACTCCCAGAAACGCCTCCAATATTTACAAGTCCTCCCTCCATCctttcccccttcactgggctCCACAAAGCATCACAGAATACAGTGGGCTTTTCCCTGCCCTTGCTGCcatcaaaaaagaaaaggttaCAAAACTAGCAGCCAGGTCCATATGTAAAGGAGAGATCATATGGCGGATGTATGGTGGGATTTCCACCATTTATCTTCATATAAGACTTGAGAAATTTGGTTTGATACACGTTACAGTCAGGAGGATTCTAAATGCCCAAATAATTAGAACGGCAATTATTTAGGGATAAAAGATGTGAAATCCTGAATGAGCAGGGTCGGATTTGGAAAGAAGTTCAAGCCAATTAGACTGTGACCTTGTATAGGCACATCACACTGTTTGCGATCCCTAATATTCGTACTCTTCCCTTCAACTGGTTTGTGGACACTGATGATCCATGGAAAGGGAAGAGCAGGCTGGATCTCTTTATTTTAGGGTTTAATTGCTTTGAGTTAGTGATGTAGGGCAAGTCAGTAAAATGAGGTTCATGCTCCATTGCTTGCTTTGGTTACCCTCCCCCACAATTCCAAGGCGAGTCTATGGGCATTGATGTGCTATCAGTTTTCTGgcaggattcaatcacataccagtaAATTTAGGTTGTGCAACTGAAgtcaattaatttattattattattattattattattattattattattattattattattattattatttataccccacccatctggctgggtttccccagccactctgggcggctcccaacagaatattaaaaacacgataaaacatcaaacattaaaaacttccctaaatagggctgcctttaggtgtcttctaaaagtcagatagttgtttatttccttgacatccgtcgggagggcgttccgcagggcaggtgccactacctctgcctggttccctgtaacctcacttctcgcagggagggaactgccagaaggccctccttggagctggacctcaatgtctgggctgaatgatgggggtggagacgctccttcaggattgGGAGGGTCTTGcgccaaaaacagcaacaacaaaaacccacttCCCCGAGAGATCGGACTTTTTGCAGTAAGCGTCTGGAAAATTGTGGGGAGACTTGCTTCGATGCAACGTCATCTACACAAACCAATCAGAGCGAAGGCTCATTCAATAACCAACGCCGTctgacctccctgcaaacaaatcaggatgactgTTCGATAAATAGTGATTCCTGGGGAGCACCCTATGCTGCCCTCCAGCTTCCAGGCTGTGTTCTCGTACTGTGGAGGGTGGGGGTcaagagggtgggggggggcaaacaaGGCCTGGAAAAACCTCTTTAAAAATGTGCAACTTTCTAAGGCTCCCAACATGCCTCTTACTAGCCCCCTTCTGGCTTACCTTTTCCCTTAGCTTCCGCTGGTGGCTTATCCAGCACACTGGGGGAAAGTTCCTCTGTTGCTGCTTGGGCAGGCGTGTGTGGGGACCGCCCAAAGGCAGCTGAAggggacggagagagagagaggctgctgcagctgctactGCTGTGCTCCACCCGCAGCAGTAAGGCTTCTCTGGTGCTTCTCGGCAGCGGGGCTGGGGCTCTGTGGCCATCGGGGACATCCAGGATCTAGAAGGAAGACACTTCTTAAATTAATTCTGGTTCACTTAGGGCCTTTTTACCCCAGCTCTTATTTCAGGGCAGCTACTgcaagagggacgcaggtggtgctgccggttaaaccacagagcctaggacttgccgatcagaaggtcggcggttcgaatccctgcgacggggtgagctcccattcctcggtccctgctcctgccaacgtagcagttcacaagcacgtcaaagtgcaagtagataaataggtaccgctccagtgggaaggtaaacggtgtttccgtgcattgctctggttcgtcagaagcggcttagtcatgctagccacatgacccagaagctgtacgccggctcccttggccagtaaagcgagatgagcgccgcaactccagagtcggtcacgactggacctaatggtcaggggtccctttactttacctttactgcaagaTCAACGCAtttattgggaggggggggggaaaaccCAAGACCCTCTCCTGTAGCACTGCAGGCATTTCGCTATAAACAGCTGTAGTTTGCCCTCCAGAGGAGACGTTGCACATCTGCTGTGACCCAAAGGCCAGCTATGGAGCGAGGGAAGGATGCAATGCAGCCCCAGAGTTCAAGACAACCAAATCAAACATGTGCTTAAAGTGTATTATGAACCTTTAGGTGTGGTCTGTTTCTAAGTCACGGGAGACGAGGTTAGTACCGTAGGATTCCTCAAGCATttgcagatttcttttaaaaataaaatcaccatAGAAAGTCAGTGGCCCTCATTGAGAAGAAGGGGCTGGCTGTGGCTAGCTGCTGATGCTGTAGGTTCACCCTATCTGTACTTTAAAACAGCCATAACTGTTTCTAGATGAGTGTTTGGAAATTTCAGTGCAGAGAATTTCAGTGTACAGCTCAGCGTATGTCAGGAGTGGGGGCTTTACATTTAGCTAGTGGTGCAAAAGATGGCAAAAGGTGTGCTCTGCCCAGCAGAGTTTTGGGAACCAGCCGTAACTCACCCTGAGGAGCTCCTCATCTCCT
Protein-coding regions in this window:
- the FAM117A gene encoding protein FAM117A isoform X1 encodes the protein MAAGTSSCCRGGLQPLRATVPFQLQHRRGGDGGRAASVPCAAAGPVEKACRNRPPRVRRTSSLDTVLGSYLLGQWPRDAEGAAVAHMSDKSTQTPVSWHEAEVGKAAAHKRSASWSSVDHRREIAKLKQQLQRTKLGARNNNEKDQSSPVQGDHSVLSPAKVSPPAPFPALTPAPISPCLHNSLDGLNQELEEVFVKEQGDEELLRILDVPDGHRAPAPLPRSTREALLLRVEHSSSSCSSLSLSPSPSAAFGRSPHTPAQAATEELSPSVLDKPPAEAKGKENGSTSPVLAFALSPRPNHTYVFKREPPEGCEKIRAFEEAAPPSPDQTFLPSCPDKNKVHFNPTGSAFCRFSLVKPFIPSVDFLFRDFSSSPSPMPPGTFSSCQPTHTVPILSLRKDSRGDDFAENPKSPPLNLETWKRHQAEDTVLFHSSLVV
- the FAM117A gene encoding protein FAM117A isoform X2, which produces MFQQALKGLSWRQERSKEITNVHLYCIWQSNPYTIASVPCAAAGPVEKACRNRPPRVRRTSSLDTVLGSYLLGQWPRDAEGAAVAHMSDKSTQTPVSWHEAEVGKAAAHKRSASWSSVDHRREIAKLKQQLQRTKLGARNNNEKDQSSPVQGDHSVLSPAKVSPPAPFPALTPAPISPCLHNSLDGLNQELEEVFVKEQGDEELLRILDVPDGHRAPAPLPRSTREALLLRVEHSSSSCSSLSLSPSPSAAFGRSPHTPAQAATEELSPSVLDKPPAEAKGKENGSTSPVLAFALSPRPNHTYVFKREPPEGCEKIRAFEEAAPPSPDQTFLPSCPDKNKVHFNPTGSAFCRFSLVKPFIPSVDFLFRDFSSSPSPMPPGTFSSCQPTHTVPILSLRKDSRGDDFAENPKSPPLNLETWKRHQAEDTVLFHSSLVV
- the FAM117A gene encoding protein FAM117A isoform X3; this translates as MAAGTSSCCRGGLQPLRATVPFQLQHRRGGDGGRAASVPCAAAGPVEKACRNRPPRVRRTSSLDTVLGSYLLGQWPRDAEGAAVAHMSDKSTQIAKLKQQLQRTKLGARNNNEKDQSSPVQGDHSVLSPAKVSPPAPFPALTPAPISPCLHNSLDGLNQELEEVFVKEQGDEELLRILDVPDGHRAPAPLPRSTREALLLRVEHSSSSCSSLSLSPSPSAAFGRSPHTPAQAATEELSPSVLDKPPAEAKGKENGSTSPVLAFALSPRPNHTYVFKREPPEGCEKIRAFEEAAPPSPDQTFLPSCPDKNKVHFNPTGSAFCRFSLVKPFIPSVDFLFRDFSSSPSPMPPGTFSSCQPTHTVPILSLRKDSRGDDFAENPKSPPLNLETWKRHQAEDTVLFHSSLVV